DNA sequence from the Eubacterium sp. 1001713B170207_170306_E7 genome:
TAATGTATAATAAAAAAGAACTTGGTAATTCATTGAGGAGGAGAAAAAGAAGTGAAAAAATTTAGAAAGCCAGGGAGCTTTTTGTGCGCGCTGATGCTGCTTTTGATGCTAATGGGGCCAGCATATGCGGAAAGCTCACAGGATAATATGGCGGAAGCGCCGCTGCCAACGCCGACATTGACGGCAGATGTGAGCGTATCAGAAAAAGTGGTTCCTGGAACCAATGATACTTACGATGTTACGGTAAGCATGACGCCCAAAAATGCGTCATATTCCAGTACAACAACGGATGAGAACAGTAAAGCAGATGTTATTTTTCTGGTAGATACCTCCTACAGCATGGAGGATGAAAAAATCGAAAAGCTGAGGGGAAGTGCCAGTCAGTTTGCATCCTTGCTGCTACAAGGTGGCAATGACGCTGTCCGAGTCAGTATTATTAATTTTGACAGCCAAGACCAATCCACGGTTCGGATTCCGCTTTCATCCAACCTGTCAGAAGTGCAGACAGCGATCAACGGTTTGGTGCCGCAGGGTACGACCTATCTTGAGCCCGGGCTGCTAAATGCGCAGACCCAGTTTGATGTAAACGGGCGGACCGAAGCTCAGAAAGTCCTTGTGGTATTGGGCGACGGCACCGTTTCAGACAAACAGGCCGCAAAAGACAGTATGGCGGCAATGAAGCTGGCGTATCCCAGTGTAACCATCAAAACCATTGGATACAAAATCAGCTCATACACTGAAACTTTTTTTCGGGAGCTCGCTCAGATAGACACCGAAAACGGGCAGTACTATAACGCGGATACTGACAATCTGGATGATGTTTTTTCCGATATCAGCCAGCAGGTAGTCACAGCCCAGGTGAATATTAAAAAGCTGACGGCCCTCTGCCAAAAACCCGAAAATTTCGATATTGTACCCGGTTCTCTGGTGAATCCGGATGGTCTGACTTTGGATATGGATCAGTTCGATGCGGGCATTATCCAGGCGGAGATCAGTACACCACAGAGCGGTGCGCCCCTGACCTTCAGCTATCAAATTAAGATCGACCCGGTAAAGGCTGCGCAGAACCGCGAAGAAATTGGAAATGAACTGAATTATGATTTCAAATATTTTTATGACCAGTCCGGCACTGAACAAACAGGCGCGGTAGCTGACCGTGATTTAGCACCGGTTTTCTACATCGATACCGAGGCTGACGAAAATGGCCTCATTGACGCTGATCAGATTGTTGGCAAAGGCGCTGATGTGAGTGTGGCCTGGTCACCGAATGAAGGATACAGCCTGAGCAGCGCGCTGCTGGATGGAACAGAGCTGGGAAATCTTTTCAGCAATGAATTTAGTGATGTGTCAGAAAATCATATTCTGAAGGTAACTTTTATTAAAACCGTGCCGCCTGTTGTGCCGACGGTAACCCCACAGGAGCCTGTGCCGTCACCGGAGACCCCGCAGCAGGAAGAAGTGTCAGACAATACACCAGTTACACCGGCCACAGGTCTTTCAAATCACTATTCCGTTCCGGCCATATCCGCTGTTTTTATATTAATAGTGACAGCTGTGATCGCAACCCGTTTAAAACATAAAGCAAATAGATAATTTAAGGAGGATTTTTATGTATACCGATTCTTATTACGACCCTACCACAGCAGCCATTCTGTCCATGCTGATGGCTTACCTGGTGGTCCTATTGATCATTGGCATTGTTCTTTATATTTTTTCGTCCATCAGCTTATATACGATGGCCAAAGGCCGTGGTATGAGCAAACCATGGCTGGCCTGGATTCCCATTGCGAATTCCTATCTAATGGGAAAACTGATCAACGAAAAGGTCGCCTTTGGCTCCTTTGTAATCCCATATGCCCATGTGCTGCTTCCGGTATTACCATTGGTCTGTGGCTTTCTTACCAGAATCCCATATATGGGCTGGTTGTTTTTGATTGTAAGTCTCGTTTACAGTTATGGAGCCTTATACCGTCTGTACAAAATGTACAAGCCGCAAGATGCCGTTTTGTATTTAGTGCTTAGTATTATTTTTGCTGTTACACAGCCTTTCTTCATGTTCTCGATGAGAAAAAATAAAGAGGAAGAGTACTTGTCTGAATAAAAAAGCCAATGGACCGTTGCCAAAACCAGGCTGCGGTCTTTTTTTTATGGCATAAATGTTATTCTTTCCGTATGTTTGAGTATAAAAAAATTTATAAAATCTGGTAAAATTTATAAAAAAATCAAAGGAGAAAATATGAAAACATACGGATATGTACGAGTATCGTCAAAGGATCAGAATGAGGACCGTCAATTATTGGCCATGGAACAGGCAGGAGTCGATATCAAAAATATTTATATTGACAAACAGAGCGGAGCGGATTTTAATCGTCCTAG
Encoded proteins:
- a CDS encoding vWA domain-containing protein, coding for MKKFRKPGSFLCALMLLLMLMGPAYAESSQDNMAEAPLPTPTLTADVSVSEKVVPGTNDTYDVTVSMTPKNASYSSTTTDENSKADVIFLVDTSYSMEDEKIEKLRGSASQFASLLLQGGNDAVRVSIINFDSQDQSTVRIPLSSNLSEVQTAINGLVPQGTTYLEPGLLNAQTQFDVNGRTEAQKVLVVLGDGTVSDKQAAKDSMAAMKLAYPSVTIKTIGYKISSYTETFFRELAQIDTENGQYYNADTDNLDDVFSDISQQVVTAQVNIKKLTALCQKPENFDIVPGSLVNPDGLTLDMDQFDAGIIQAEISTPQSGAPLTFSYQIKIDPVKAAQNREEIGNELNYDFKYFYDQSGTEQTGAVADRDLAPVFYIDTEADENGLIDADQIVGKGADVSVAWSPNEGYSLSSALLDGTELGNLFSNEFSDVSENHILKVTFIKTVPPVVPTVTPQEPVPSPETPQQEEVSDNTPVTPATGLSNHYSVPAISAVFILIVTAVIATRLKHKANR